In a genomic window of Meleagris gallopavo isolate NT-WF06-2002-E0010 breed Aviagen turkey brand Nicholas breeding stock chromosome 1, Turkey_5.1, whole genome shotgun sequence:
- the EFCAB6 gene encoding EF-hand calcium-binding domain-containing protein 6 isoform X2, with translation MLHKKRRNQTSSIQEDPQAAPKTSASSHPQTTTECSAPVPNWEEIENKIRKNIQCSWRDILKLCQEKDVSKIGEIPVSDFPDIAEKFHLDLSKEEISQITTKYDIKKNGKFAYYDFFQSCILLLKPQKSTLLQRVIIPKPQKPMSPGPQSMLFYSTMLRIQPQILHCWRPMKRTFKSYDESRTGLLNVADFRQVLHEYKINLSEEELFNILEYYDKTLSSKISYNDFLRAFLQ, from the exons ATGCTTCACAAGAAAAGGAGGAATCAGACTTCTTCGATACAGGAGGACCCACAAGCAGCTCCAAAA ACATCAGCATCCAGCCATCCTCAGACAACAACAGAATGTTCTGCGCCTGTCCCTAACtgggaagaaatagaaaataagataaGAAAGAATATCCAGTGTTCCTGGAGAGACATACTGAAGCTGTGTCAAGAGAAGGATGTCAGCAAGATAGGAGAAATCCCAGTGTCTGACTTCCCAG aTATAGCAGAGAAGTTCCATTTGGATTtaagcaaagaagaaattagccaaataacaacaaaatacGATatcaagaaaaatggaaaatttgcATACTATGACTTCTTTCAGAGCtgtattttgttgttaaaaCCACAGAAAAGCACACTGCTACAAAGAGTGATTATACCGAAGCCACAAAAACCG ATGAGTCCTGGACCGCAATCCATGTTGTTCTACAGCACAATGCTGAGAATTCAGCCCCAGATCTTGCACTGCTGGAGACCAATGAAGCGCACTTTTAAATCCTATGATGAAAGTCGTACTGGACTGTTAAATGTTGCAGATTTCAGACAA GTTCTTCATGAATACAAAATCAACCTATcggaagaagagctgtttaacaTTTTGGAATACTATGATAAAACTCTATCTTCAAAAATATCCTATAATGATTTTCTCCGGGCATTCTTACAGTAG
- the EFCAB6 gene encoding EF-hand calcium-binding domain-containing protein 6 isoform X1 has translation MSSTTPSATSPETSTKPVTCASSQPEHPKTSSSLVGQESTSASSHPQTTTECSAPVPNWEEIENKIRKNIQCSWRDILKLCQEKDVSKIGEIPVSDFPDIAEKFHLDLSKEEISQITTKYDIKKNGKFAYYDFFQSCILLLKPQKSTLLQRVIIPKPQKPMSPGPQSMLFYSTMLRIQPQILHCWRPMKRTFKSYDESRTGLLNVADFRQVLHEYKINLSEEELFNILEYYDKTLSSKISYNDFLRAFLQ, from the exons ATGTCATCAACCACTCCCAGTGCTACTAGTCCTGAGACATCTACCAAGCCAGTTACCTGTGCATCCTCTCAGCCTGAGCATCCCAAGACATCATCTTCTCTAGTGGGGCAGGAGAGT ACATCAGCATCCAGCCATCCTCAGACAACAACAGAATGTTCTGCGCCTGTCCCTAACtgggaagaaatagaaaataagataaGAAAGAATATCCAGTGTTCCTGGAGAGACATACTGAAGCTGTGTCAAGAGAAGGATGTCAGCAAGATAGGAGAAATCCCAGTGTCTGACTTCCCAG aTATAGCAGAGAAGTTCCATTTGGATTtaagcaaagaagaaattagccaaataacaacaaaatacGATatcaagaaaaatggaaaatttgcATACTATGACTTCTTTCAGAGCtgtattttgttgttaaaaCCACAGAAAAGCACACTGCTACAAAGAGTGATTATACCGAAGCCACAAAAACCG ATGAGTCCTGGACCGCAATCCATGTTGTTCTACAGCACAATGCTGAGAATTCAGCCCCAGATCTTGCACTGCTGGAGACCAATGAAGCGCACTTTTAAATCCTATGATGAAAGTCGTACTGGACTGTTAAATGTTGCAGATTTCAGACAA GTTCTTCATGAATACAAAATCAACCTATcggaagaagagctgtttaacaTTTTGGAATACTATGATAAAACTCTATCTTCAAAAATATCCTATAATGATTTTCTCCGGGCATTCTTACAGTAG